The following are from one region of the Mycolicibacterium helvum genome:
- a CDS encoding DUF2334 domain-containing protein has product MAGQLMVSVSGISNRTLRDVTEFCDALDARTVPVSLLVAPRQKDGYRLESDPRTIGWLTSRRAKGDAVVLHGFDAAATKKRRGEFAALPAHEANLRLMGADRVLEHVGLRTRLFAAPGWTVSSGTEFALPRNGFRLLVDLHGVTDLVSGDTVRARVVGIGGGFVTEPWWCRTLVLSAERTARRGGIVRLAVTARQLGKVGSRQAMLDAIDLALMHGCAPTVYRWGSTVPARSAA; this is encoded by the coding sequence GTGGCTGGACAACTCATGGTGTCGGTGTCCGGGATCAGCAATCGGACGTTGCGCGACGTCACAGAGTTCTGCGACGCACTCGATGCCCGCACGGTTCCGGTGTCGCTGCTAGTCGCGCCGCGGCAAAAGGACGGCTACCGCCTGGAATCCGACCCGCGCACGATCGGCTGGCTGACCAGCCGCCGCGCGAAAGGCGACGCGGTGGTGTTGCACGGATTCGATGCGGCTGCCACCAAGAAGCGTCGCGGCGAGTTCGCCGCGCTGCCCGCGCACGAGGCGAACCTGCGGCTGATGGGCGCTGACCGGGTCCTCGAACACGTCGGCCTGCGAACCAGGCTGTTCGCCGCTCCGGGTTGGACAGTCTCCTCGGGAACAGAATTTGCCCTGCCGCGCAACGGCTTCCGGCTGCTCGTCGACCTGCACGGTGTCACCGACCTGGTGTCCGGCGATACGGTGCGCGCACGGGTGGTCGGTATCGGCGGAGGGTTCGTCACCGAACCGTGGTGGTGTCGCACGCTGGTGCTCTCCGCAGAACGCACCGCGCGGCGCGGCGGCATCGTCCGATTGGCAGTCACTGCACGGCAACTCGGCAAGGTCGGATCTCGCCAGGCCATGCTCGACGCGATCGATCTGGCCCTGATGCACGGCTGTGCGCCGACGGTGTACCGCTGGGGATCTACGGTCCCCGCCAGATCCGCGGCCTAG
- a CDS encoding SDR family oxidoreductase: MSANDLENLFGLSGKTALVTGGSSGIGVMIARGLLQAGASVIISSRKADKCAQAVEQLSEFGSVRAIPADLSKQQECKRLAAEVLADTDELHILVNNAGATWGEPLESFPAAAWDKVLDLNVKSPFWVVQELVGALRKAGTQDDPARVINIGSIDGIHVPAMNTYSYSASKAALHQLTRVLAKELGPQHITVNAVAPGPFQSKMMAATLDAFGDAIAASSPLRRIGRDDDMAGIAIFLASRAGAYVNGAIIPVDGGMATTASGSGR, translated from the coding sequence GTGAGCGCAAACGATCTCGAGAACCTGTTCGGACTGTCCGGCAAGACCGCGTTGGTCACCGGCGGGAGCAGTGGCATCGGGGTGATGATCGCGCGCGGCCTACTGCAGGCGGGCGCCAGTGTGATCATCAGTTCCCGCAAGGCCGACAAGTGCGCGCAGGCCGTCGAGCAGCTCTCGGAGTTCGGCAGCGTCCGGGCCATTCCGGCGGACCTGTCGAAGCAGCAGGAGTGCAAGCGGCTGGCCGCCGAAGTCCTTGCCGACACCGACGAGTTGCACATCCTGGTCAACAACGCCGGCGCGACATGGGGTGAACCGCTGGAGTCGTTTCCAGCCGCGGCCTGGGACAAGGTGCTCGACCTCAACGTGAAATCGCCGTTCTGGGTTGTGCAGGAGCTGGTGGGTGCGCTGCGTAAGGCCGGTACCCAAGACGACCCCGCACGGGTGATCAACATTGGCAGCATCGACGGGATTCACGTCCCGGCCATGAACACCTACTCCTACTCCGCCAGCAAAGCCGCGCTGCACCAGCTGACCCGGGTGCTCGCTAAAGAGCTTGGACCGCAACACATCACGGTGAACGCGGTGGCACCGGGCCCGTTCCAGTCGAAGATGATGGCCGCGACACTGGACGCCTTCGGGGATGCGATCGCGGCCTCGTCGCCGCTGCGGCGGATCGGCCGCGACGACGATATGGCCGGCATTGCGATCTTCCTGGCCAGCCGGGCCGGCGCGTACGTGAACGGGGCGATCATCCCGGTCGACGGCGGGATGGCGACGACGGCGAGCGGCTCAGGCCGCTAG
- a CDS encoding MBL fold metallo-hydrolase, which produces MELTHFGHSCLLAEFDGATLLFDPGNFSHGFEGVTGLSAILITHQHPDHADRERLPALVEANPNAVLYADPATAAELGEPWRAVHVGDALNVAGLTIRGVGGRHAVIHPEIPVIDNISYLVGDDDHPARLMHPGDALFVPGEPVDVLAAPAAAPWMRISEAVDYLRAVAPAHAVPIHQGIVAPEARGIYYGRLTEMTDTDFRVLPEENSFRF; this is translated from the coding sequence ATGGAACTGACGCATTTCGGGCATTCCTGCCTTCTCGCCGAGTTCGACGGCGCCACGCTGTTGTTCGACCCGGGAAACTTCTCCCACGGTTTCGAGGGCGTGACCGGCCTGTCGGCGATCCTGATCACCCATCAACACCCAGACCACGCCGACCGGGAGCGGCTGCCCGCGCTGGTCGAGGCCAACCCGAACGCGGTGCTGTACGCCGATCCGGCGACCGCGGCCGAACTCGGTGAGCCCTGGCGCGCGGTGCACGTCGGCGACGCATTGAACGTCGCCGGGCTGACGATTCGCGGGGTCGGCGGCCGCCACGCCGTCATCCATCCCGAGATCCCGGTGATCGACAACATCTCGTATCTGGTCGGCGACGACGACCACCCCGCCCGGCTCATGCATCCCGGCGACGCGTTGTTCGTGCCGGGCGAACCGGTGGACGTGCTGGCCGCCCCGGCGGCCGCGCCCTGGATGCGGATCTCCGAGGCGGTCGACTACCTGCGGGCGGTGGCGCCGGCGCATGCGGTCCCGATTCATCAGGGCATAGTGGCTCCGGAGGCTCGGGGGATCTATTACGGTCGGCTCACCGAAATGACCGACACCGACTTCCGGGTATTGCCGGAGGAGAACTCGTTCCGGTTCTGA
- a CDS encoding ATPase has translation MRWLVAVTLVACGLAVAPPAAADPGLCPPNCDRIPDAAWIAPWAMPLNARYTWPRLGGVAVTATAPRFRFEELCGTPPMAQDPRAYAVAERATVVNPDGQWQLQATVMHWRGETWRGGQLVDDVFHHAVAALRSCQRTNPLASPSLTIDQQDRMAAVVSGPVILHQYVVASPANSTVTELALWSTAPPLTAWPTAADETVLDALGAPLCTAYIGSCP, from the coding sequence GTGCGGTGGCTCGTCGCAGTGACGCTGGTGGCCTGCGGGCTCGCCGTCGCGCCGCCTGCTGCCGCCGACCCTGGCCTGTGCCCGCCCAATTGTGACCGCATCCCCGACGCGGCGTGGATCGCGCCGTGGGCGATGCCGCTCAACGCCCGCTATACCTGGCCGCGCCTGGGCGGTGTGGCGGTGACCGCTACCGCGCCCCGGTTCCGGTTCGAGGAATTGTGCGGTACGCCGCCGATGGCCCAGGATCCGCGCGCCTACGCCGTGGCTGAACGGGCAACCGTGGTCAACCCCGATGGCCAGTGGCAGCTGCAGGCGACGGTGATGCACTGGCGGGGAGAGACCTGGCGGGGCGGCCAACTCGTCGACGACGTCTTCCACCACGCGGTCGCCGCTTTACGGTCCTGCCAGCGCACCAATCCGCTGGCCTCCCCCTCGCTGACCATCGACCAGCAGGACCGGATGGCCGCGGTGGTCAGCGGACCGGTGATCCTGCACCAGTACGTGGTGGCCAGCCCCGCCAACAGCACGGTCACTGAGCTGGCGCTGTGGTCGACCGCACCGCCACTGACCGCGTGGCCGACGGCCGCCGACGAAACCGTGCTCGACGCACTCGGCGCGCCGCTGTGCACCGCCTATATCGGGTCGTGCCCATGA
- the purS gene encoding phosphoribosylformylglycinamidine synthase subunit PurS, which translates to MARVVVNVMPKAEILDPQGQAIVGALGRLGHAGISDVRQGKRFELEVDDSVSDSELAEIAESLLANTVIEDWSVTREPS; encoded by the coding sequence GTGGCCCGTGTGGTGGTCAACGTGATGCCCAAAGCCGAGATTCTCGATCCCCAGGGTCAGGCGATCGTCGGTGCCCTGGGCCGGCTGGGACATGCCGGTATCTCAGATGTCCGGCAGGGCAAGCGATTCGAACTCGAAGTCGACGACTCGGTCAGCGATTCCGAACTCGCCGAAATCGCCGAGTCGCTGCTGGCCAACACCGTCATCGAGGACTGGTCGGTCACCCGGGAGCCGTCGTGA
- the purQ gene encoding phosphoribosylformylglycinamidine synthase subunit PurQ produces the protein MSARIGVITFPGTLDDVDAARAVRLAGAEAVSLWHGDADLKGVDAVVVPGGFSYGDYLRCGAIAKFAPVMGEVITAAKAGLPVLGICNGFQVLCEAGLLPGALTRNAGLHFICRDVWLTVDSITSAWSSRYESGAELLVPLKSGEGRYVASEAVLDELEGEGRVVFRYADNPNGSMRDIAGVSSANGRVVGLMPHPEHATEALTGPSDDGLGLFYSALDAVLAA, from the coding sequence GTGAGCGCACGGATCGGGGTCATCACCTTCCCGGGCACGCTCGACGACGTCGATGCCGCCCGCGCGGTGCGACTGGCCGGTGCCGAGGCGGTCAGCCTCTGGCACGGTGACGCCGACCTCAAGGGCGTCGACGCGGTGGTGGTGCCGGGTGGTTTCTCCTACGGCGACTACCTGCGCTGCGGTGCGATCGCGAAGTTCGCACCCGTCATGGGTGAGGTGATCACCGCGGCCAAGGCCGGCCTGCCGGTGCTGGGTATCTGCAACGGATTCCAGGTGCTGTGCGAGGCCGGGCTGCTGCCCGGTGCGCTGACCCGCAACGCCGGCCTGCACTTCATCTGCCGCGACGTATGGCTGACCGTGGACTCGATCACCAGCGCCTGGAGCTCGCGCTACGAGTCGGGCGCCGAGCTGCTGGTGCCGCTGAAATCCGGTGAGGGCCGCTATGTGGCCAGCGAAGCCGTGCTCGACGAACTCGAGGGCGAGGGCCGGGTGGTGTTCCGCTACGCCGACAACCCCAACGGCTCGATGCGCGATATCGCCGGCGTCAGCTCGGCCAACGGCCGGGTCGTCGGGCTGATGCCGCACCCCGAGCACGCCACCGAAGCGCTGACCGGCCCGTCCGACGACGGGCTCGGCCTGTTCTACTCCGCACTCGACGCGGTGCTGGCCGCCTAA
- a CDS encoding family 1 encapsulin nanocompartment shell protein — MNNLYRELAPITESAWGEIELEATRTFKRHIAGRRVVDVSEPGGPVTAAISTGHLRDVPAPADGVVAHIRESKPLVRLRVPFTVSRTAIDDVERGAQDSDWDPVKDAAKKLAFIEDRAIFEGYAAASIDGIRSCSSNPALALPEDAREYPDVFAQALSELRLAGVDGPYSVLLSADAYTKVSETTENGYPLREHLNRLVDGEIIWAPAIDGAFLLSTRGGDFDLQLGTDVAIGYLSHDADSVQLYLQETLTFLCYTAEASVALTT, encoded by the coding sequence ATGAACAACCTCTACCGCGAGCTCGCTCCGATCACCGAATCCGCTTGGGGCGAAATCGAACTGGAGGCAACCCGGACGTTCAAGCGGCACATCGCGGGCCGTCGCGTCGTCGACGTCAGCGAGCCGGGCGGGCCGGTGACGGCCGCGATCAGCACCGGCCATCTGCGCGACGTGCCCGCGCCCGCCGACGGTGTGGTGGCCCACATTCGGGAGTCCAAGCCGCTGGTGCGGCTGCGGGTGCCGTTCACCGTGTCCCGCACCGCGATCGACGACGTGGAGCGCGGCGCCCAGGATTCCGACTGGGATCCGGTCAAGGACGCCGCCAAGAAGCTGGCGTTCATCGAGGATCGCGCGATCTTCGAGGGTTACGCGGCCGCATCGATCGACGGAATCCGCAGCTGCAGCTCCAACCCGGCGCTGGCGCTGCCCGAGGATGCCCGCGAGTATCCCGACGTGTTCGCCCAGGCGCTCTCGGAGCTGCGGCTGGCCGGTGTGGACGGTCCGTATTCGGTGCTGCTGTCGGCCGATGCCTACACCAAGGTCAGCGAGACCACAGAGAACGGTTATCCGCTGCGGGAGCACCTCAACCGGCTGGTGGATGGCGAGATCATCTGGGCGCCCGCTATCGACGGGGCGTTCTTGCTGAGCACCCGCGGTGGCGATTTCGACCTTCAGCTGGGCACCGATGTCGCGATCGGGTACTTGAGCCACGATGCCGATTCCGTGCAGCTGTACCTGCAGGAGACGCTGACGTTCCTCTGCTACACCGCCGAGGCGTCGGTCGCGCTGACCACCTAA
- a CDS encoding Dyp-type peroxidase, producing MPSPLPQPVLAPLTPAAIFLVATINEGGEAAVHDALPDLGGLVRAIGFRDPLKNLSMVTSIGSDAWDRLFAGPRPKDLHPFVELRGARHHAPSTPGDLLFHIRAETLDVCFELAGRVAKAMAGAITIVDEVHGFKFFDNRDLLGFVDGTENPDGPQAASSTEIGDEDPEFAGGCYVHVQKYVHDMPSWESLSVTEQENAIGRSKLEDIEMADDVKPSNSHIALNVIEDADGNELKIVRANMPFGEVGTGEYGTYYIGYSRSPDVTERMLENMFIGDPPGNTDRILDFSTALTGTMFFTPIVDFLNNPPPRPGFGETEAAPPAPATTSDGSLAIGSLKGQS from the coding sequence GTGCCCTCCCCGCTACCCCAACCGGTACTGGCTCCCCTGACACCTGCCGCGATCTTTTTGGTGGCCACCATCAACGAAGGCGGCGAGGCCGCCGTGCACGACGCGTTGCCCGATCTGGGCGGCCTGGTCCGGGCAATCGGGTTCCGTGATCCGTTGAAAAATCTGTCGATGGTGACCTCGATCGGGTCCGACGCGTGGGATCGGTTGTTCGCCGGGCCGCGCCCCAAGGATTTACACCCGTTCGTCGAGCTGCGTGGCGCCCGCCATCACGCCCCGTCCACGCCGGGTGACCTGCTGTTCCACATCCGCGCGGAGACCCTCGACGTCTGCTTCGAGCTGGCCGGCCGGGTGGCCAAGGCGATGGCCGGCGCGATCACGATCGTCGACGAGGTGCACGGCTTCAAGTTTTTCGACAACCGCGATCTGCTCGGCTTCGTCGACGGCACCGAGAATCCGGACGGCCCGCAGGCCGCCAGCTCCACCGAGATCGGCGACGAGGACCCGGAATTCGCCGGTGGTTGCTACGTCCACGTGCAGAAGTACGTTCATGACATGCCATCCTGGGAGTCGCTGTCGGTGACCGAGCAGGAGAACGCCATCGGCCGCAGCAAGCTCGAGGACATCGAGATGGCCGACGATGTGAAACCGTCCAACTCGCACATCGCGCTCAACGTGATCGAGGACGCCGACGGCAATGAGCTCAAGATCGTGCGGGCCAACATGCCGTTCGGTGAGGTCGGCACGGGTGAGTACGGCACGTATTACATCGGCTACTCGCGGTCGCCCGACGTGACCGAGAGGATGTTGGAGAACATGTTCATCGGCGACCCGCCGGGCAACACCGACCGCATCCTGGACTTCTCCACCGCCCTCACCGGCACGATGTTCTTCACCCCCATCGTCGATTTCCTGAACAATCCGCCCCCGAGGCCGGGCTTCGGCGAGACCGAGGCGGCTCCCCCGGCACCAGCCACCACCTCCGACGGCTCATTGGCGATCGGCAGCCTGAAAGGACAGTCCTGA